One window from the genome of Fulvivirga lutea encodes:
- a CDS encoding YbcC family protein, with translation MQLAEKQNIKEVESLLKNTSAKIAPLWSLENFVAVNPYLGMANRPFGEVMQQLKITADAEPTLPISFYLKALEEGRISKEDIANALNKHKQGINADEFLAQLFEQTDDQAFKVKTVGDLASNLKGKDWKRFMIDRISHWAAAYFDQNQATWKTAKKQDSLYTAWKEEAEVDYSTELMGLSGFKNLVKTLPENSLEAAKTILEKLKVPENALELYLQRLAMTMSGWAGFCARIDFEANLAGNKESRATSEFITILLSWEYCLLELIKSDELKSEWSVNKSIIVTYNHVEGADKQVLNQLVLQDAFDLANQRTIINKIAKDGKSAIEAKTPRAQAIFCIDVRSELYRRNLEALDPDIATMGFAGFFAFPVKYTQMGHEHGSNNCPVLLNTSHTIKETTGDAQVDAKIIANRSLKQHVQKAWSTFKSGAVSCFSFVSPIGLSFLPKLFTNSFGLTRPVIHPDQVGLDDKTVEKKRVSLEANKDVTGAYGIPLEERIKMAENTLRAMSLTENFSKSVLIVGHGSSTVNNPHATGLDCGACGGNTGEANAKVAATVLNDSDVRKALINVGIEIPETTVFIACKHDTTTDEVTLFNIDLIPASHNEEISHLKKYLRMAAIAARSERGQRMNLKEGNVEQQVFARSKDWSQVRPEWGLAGCSSFIVAPRERTQGVDFGGKAFLHSYDWKKDKTFGVLELIMTAPMVVTSWINLQYYASTVDNKVFGSGNKTLHNVVGGLGVFEGFAGDLRVGLPLQSVFDGQKYQHEPQRLNVIIEAPVDEMSKILEKHQSIRDLCDNEWIYLFAMNAEGKVAYKYIGDLQWEVV, from the coding sequence ATGCAATTAGCAGAAAAACAAAACATCAAAGAAGTAGAATCACTTCTTAAGAACACTTCAGCGAAAATTGCCCCGCTTTGGTCGTTGGAGAATTTCGTTGCGGTTAACCCTTATCTGGGCATGGCAAACCGCCCTTTTGGTGAAGTGATGCAGCAGCTAAAAATTACCGCTGATGCAGAGCCAACATTACCCATATCATTTTACCTGAAAGCTCTGGAAGAAGGTAGAATTTCAAAAGAGGATATCGCAAATGCTCTGAACAAGCATAAACAGGGAATAAATGCCGATGAATTTCTGGCTCAACTATTTGAGCAGACTGATGATCAAGCATTTAAGGTAAAGACAGTCGGTGACCTTGCCAGCAACCTGAAAGGTAAAGACTGGAAGAGGTTCATGATCGATCGAATATCACACTGGGCAGCAGCTTATTTCGATCAAAATCAGGCCACATGGAAAACAGCAAAGAAGCAAGACTCCTTATACACTGCCTGGAAAGAGGAAGCTGAAGTTGATTACAGCACTGAACTTATGGGACTTTCCGGATTTAAAAATCTGGTAAAAACCCTTCCTGAAAACTCACTGGAAGCAGCAAAGACAATTCTTGAAAAACTTAAGGTACCGGAAAATGCGTTAGAACTGTACTTGCAAAGACTGGCCATGACAATGAGCGGTTGGGCAGGTTTTTGTGCCAGAATTGATTTTGAAGCGAATCTGGCCGGAAACAAAGAAAGTAGAGCCACTTCAGAATTCATCACCATCTTGTTGAGTTGGGAATATTGCCTGCTAGAGCTCATTAAATCCGATGAGCTTAAAAGCGAATGGTCTGTCAACAAAAGCATAATTGTAACTTACAACCATGTTGAGGGCGCAGATAAGCAAGTGTTAAATCAGCTGGTTCTGCAAGATGCTTTTGACCTTGCAAACCAACGCACTATTATCAATAAAATCGCGAAAGATGGCAAAAGTGCTATTGAAGCCAAAACACCCAGAGCACAGGCTATCTTCTGCATTGATGTGCGATCAGAGCTGTACAGAAGAAATCTGGAAGCACTGGATCCTGACATTGCCACTATGGGCTTTGCAGGTTTCTTTGCCTTCCCTGTTAAGTATACACAAATGGGCCACGAGCATGGAAGTAACAACTGCCCTGTGTTGCTCAATACGTCACACACCATTAAAGAGACCACAGGTGATGCACAAGTTGATGCTAAAATAATTGCCAATAGAAGCTTGAAACAGCATGTTCAAAAAGCGTGGAGTACTTTTAAATCAGGGGCCGTCAGCTGTTTCAGCTTTGTTTCCCCGATAGGACTTTCTTTCTTACCTAAGTTGTTCACCAACTCATTTGGTTTAACGCGTCCTGTTATACATCCGGATCAGGTAGGTCTTGATGACAAAACAGTGGAGAAGAAAAGGGTGAGTCTCGAGGCCAACAAAGATGTAACTGGAGCTTATGGAATTCCTTTGGAAGAACGTATTAAAATGGCAGAAAACACACTGCGAGCCATGTCGCTCACAGAGAATTTTTCGAAGTCTGTGCTGATTGTCGGGCACGGGTCATCTACAGTAAATAATCCACACGCAACAGGCCTTGATTGTGGTGCTTGTGGTGGGAACACCGGTGAAGCCAATGCCAAAGTTGCAGCTACTGTTCTCAATGATTCAGATGTTCGTAAGGCACTAATAAATGTAGGGATTGAAATTCCTGAGACTACTGTGTTCATTGCCTGCAAGCATGATACTACTACAGATGAGGTAACATTATTTAACATCGATCTTATACCTGCATCACATAATGAGGAGATTTCGCACTTGAAGAAATATCTTCGAATGGCAGCAATTGCGGCTAGAAGTGAGCGTGGGCAACGAATGAATCTGAAAGAAGGCAATGTGGAACAACAAGTATTTGCAAGAAGCAAAGACTGGTCGCAAGTAAGACCGGAATGGGGTCTTGCAGGTTGCTCTTCTTTTATTGTGGCACCCAGAGAACGTACTCAGGGCGTAGATTTTGGAGGAAAAGCATTCCTACACAGTTATGATTGGAAGAAAGACAAAACGTTTGGTGTACTTGAATTGATCATGACTGCCCCGATGGTGGTAACTAGCTGGATCAATTTGCAGTACTACGCTTCAACGGTTGACAATAAAGTCTTCGGGTCAGGTAACAAAACGTTGCACAACGTGGTAGGCGGACTTGGTGTGTTTGAAGGGTTTGCAGGCGACTTGCGAGTAGGTCTGCCACTACAGTCAGTTTTTGATGGACAGAAATATCAGCACGAGCCACAGCGATTGAATGTAATTATTGAAGCTCCGGTGGATGAGATGAGTAAAATTCTGGAGAAACATCAATCGATCAGAGATTTATGTGACAACGAGTGGATTTACCTATTCGCTATGAATGCAGAGGGTAAAGTGGCCTATAAGTATATTGGTGATTTGCAGTGGGAGGTAGTCTAG
- a CDS encoding proton-conducting transporter transmembrane domain-containing protein: MQTNLISLFPALAPLILYALSLILLLKVAKPKRGVIESFGWLGIVIAVTSACLTWYLGTTQSVLLGFSDLGFSLRLDALSMTLFVMIALLAFVILKFSINYLDGDSRHHIFVSRLAATIASVELLVLSGNLFQLFIFWIITSVCLHYLLTFYRTRPQAIAAARKKYIVARIGDICLGIAFALIFFQFGTGDLQSIFDQLATFTTLNSTLTTAAVLLVIAAVLKSAQFPTHGWLIEVVETPTPVSALLHAGLLNAGPFLMVRFAFLMQLSEAASLVLIIIAGFTALFASVVYLTQPTIKVSLGYSSVAHMGFSLLMCGFGVYSAAILHLVAHSFYKANSFLSSGSVVEVVKAKKVVTPNRLGSIPRILLGVIFSLGIYALFCYWWGLDPVNEFSLMAVGAIIALGVSQLIVTTIDSKGSLSAILQSGVMVFIVSLAFFSLEKGAHVLLASQVPVYTAPSLLIKGVIITTLVLFGSVVFIQLISPALKSGSFGYRLGVHLRNGLYANVIFDRMIGALKNDKFKWANLTVEAEENNEGVNEYAQENGELIYKSQTISNQ, from the coding sequence ATGCAAACGAACTTAATATCTCTGTTTCCAGCTCTTGCTCCACTAATTCTCTATGCCCTTTCATTGATACTCCTACTTAAAGTAGCCAAGCCAAAGCGTGGTGTTATTGAATCATTTGGATGGTTGGGCATTGTAATTGCGGTTACCAGTGCTTGCCTAACCTGGTATCTTGGAACAACACAAAGTGTTTTGCTCGGGTTTTCTGACCTGGGATTTTCCCTCAGGCTGGATGCTTTAAGTATGACTCTATTTGTCATGATTGCGTTGCTAGCCTTTGTCATATTGAAGTTTAGCATCAACTACCTCGATGGGGATAGCAGACATCACATATTCGTCAGCCGATTGGCAGCAACCATTGCTTCAGTAGAGTTATTGGTTCTTTCAGGAAACTTGTTTCAGCTTTTCATTTTCTGGATCATAACCAGCGTTTGCCTACACTACTTACTCACCTTTTACAGAACTCGCCCGCAAGCAATTGCTGCGGCTAGAAAAAAATACATAGTAGCCAGAATTGGAGATATCTGTCTAGGAATTGCATTCGCCCTTATCTTCTTTCAATTTGGCACTGGAGATTTGCAGTCAATCTTCGACCAGTTAGCAACATTTACCACGCTTAATTCTACCCTCACAACCGCAGCAGTTTTATTGGTGATCGCTGCGGTACTAAAATCGGCACAGTTCCCAACACACGGCTGGTTAATTGAGGTAGTAGAAACACCAACACCTGTTTCGGCCCTGTTGCATGCCGGTCTTTTAAATGCCGGTCCGTTTTTAATGGTACGATTTGCCTTCTTAATGCAATTATCTGAGGCCGCTTCTTTGGTGTTGATCATCATCGCAGGGTTTACGGCCTTGTTTGCTTCTGTGGTGTATCTGACGCAGCCAACCATTAAAGTTTCGTTAGGATATTCCAGTGTTGCGCATATGGGCTTTAGTTTGTTGATGTGTGGGTTTGGAGTTTATAGCGCAGCAATTTTGCACTTGGTAGCGCACTCTTTTTATAAGGCGAATTCTTTCCTTTCATCAGGCAGTGTTGTAGAGGTAGTAAAGGCAAAAAAGGTAGTTACGCCTAATCGCTTGGGAAGTATTCCAAGAATTTTACTTGGAGTTATATTTTCACTTGGCATCTATGCCTTGTTCTGCTACTGGTGGGGTCTTGATCCTGTTAATGAGTTTTCGTTAATGGCAGTAGGTGCAATCATCGCCTTAGGCGTTTCTCAGCTGATTGTAACAACCATTGATTCTAAAGGCAGTCTATCGGCCATCCTTCAATCAGGAGTAATGGTGTTTATTGTATCACTGGCATTCTTTAGTCTGGAAAAAGGGGCTCACGTATTACTCGCCTCACAGGTACCGGTATATACTGCACCTTCCTTATTAATTAAAGGAGTAATCATTACCACCTTGGTTCTTTTCGGATCGGTTGTATTCATTCAACTAATATCACCGGCACTAAAGTCGGGAAGTTTTGGCTACCGCTTGGGTGTGCACCTAAGAAATGGATTGTATGCCAATGTTATTTTCGACAGGATGATTGGTGCCTTGAAAAACGACAAATTCAAATGGGCGAACCTTACAGTTGAGGCAGAAGAAAACAACGAGGGAGTAAATGAGTATGCTCAAGAGAATGGAGAACTCATTTACAAGTCACAAACAATATCAAATCAATAA
- a CDS encoding efflux RND transporter periplasmic adaptor subunit, giving the protein MNNKNIILAVITMVIIGFGCNSHKENHHLESTYLVTSPIRKDTLITKTYVCQIHSTQHIELRALEKGYLEKIFVDEGQFVKKGQLMFQIMPRLYQAELQRAKAEANFADIEYQNTKRLAETNVVAPNELALAKAKLDKAKAELALAQVHLDFTQIRAPFDGIMDHFHVRQGSLVEEGELLTTLSDNHEMWVYFNVPEAEYLDYRQKVTKDSVISARLMMANNKFFDYEGKVTTIEADFDNATGNISFRATFPNPKGLLRHGETGNVLIDAPLKEALLIPQKATFEILDKRYVFVVGDDDVIHSKEIEIGAELTHLYVVKSGLKESDKILLEGLRKVKDGEHIAANFMEPEEVLAKLELHAE; this is encoded by the coding sequence ATGAATAACAAGAATATCATTCTTGCAGTCATTACAATGGTGATCATTGGATTTGGCTGCAACTCCCATAAAGAAAATCACCATCTGGAATCTACTTATTTAGTGACCAGTCCGATAAGAAAAGATACACTTATCACTAAAACCTATGTTTGTCAAATTCACTCTACTCAACACATCGAGCTTCGAGCGCTGGAAAAAGGCTATCTGGAGAAGATATTTGTGGATGAAGGACAGTTTGTCAAGAAGGGACAGTTGATGTTCCAAATCATGCCTCGATTGTATCAGGCAGAATTACAGCGAGCCAAAGCCGAGGCAAACTTCGCGGATATCGAATACCAAAACACGAAGCGGCTAGCAGAAACTAATGTAGTGGCTCCGAATGAGCTGGCACTAGCTAAAGCCAAATTGGACAAAGCTAAAGCCGAGCTGGCATTGGCTCAGGTTCACCTCGATTTCACTCAAATTCGTGCACCATTTGATGGCATCATGGACCACTTTCATGTTAGACAAGGAAGTTTGGTTGAAGAAGGCGAATTGCTGACCACCTTATCAGATAACCATGAAATGTGGGTTTACTTCAATGTGCCTGAGGCAGAATACCTTGATTATCGCCAAAAGGTAACAAAAGACAGCGTTATATCAGCCAGGTTAATGATGGCTAACAACAAGTTTTTCGATTATGAAGGTAAAGTCACAACTATTGAAGCTGACTTTGATAATGCAACCGGAAACATCTCTTTCCGAGCCACATTTCCAAATCCGAAAGGGCTCTTAAGGCATGGCGAAACAGGTAATGTGTTAATCGATGCACCTTTAAAAGAGGCATTGTTAATCCCACAAAAAGCAACGTTTGAAATCTTAGATAAACGCTATGTCTTTGTAGTTGGTGATGATGATGTTATTCATTCCAAAGAAATTGAAATTGGTGCCGAGCTTACCCATCTCTATGTGGTCAAAAGCGGGTTGAAAGAATCTGACAAAATTCTACTTGAAGGATTACGCAAAGTGAAAGATGGCGAACATATAGCTGCCAATTTCATGGAACCGGAGGAGGTTTTAGCAAAGCTGGAACTCCATGCTGAGTAA